One Elephas maximus indicus isolate mEleMax1 chromosome X, mEleMax1 primary haplotype, whole genome shotgun sequence DNA segment encodes these proteins:
- the SLITRK4 gene encoding SLIT and NTRK-like protein 4: MFLWLFLILSAPISSTNADSDISVEICNVCSCVSVENVLYVNCEKVSVYRPNQLKPPWSNFYHLNFQNNFLNILYPNTFLNFSHAVSLQLGNNKLQNIEGGAFLGLSALKQLHLNNNELKILRADTFLGIENLEYLQADYNLIKYIERGAFNKLHKLKVLILNDNLISFLPDNIFRFASLTHLDIRGNRIQKLPYIGVLEHIGRVVELQLEDNPWNCSCDLLPLKAWLENMPYNIYIGEAICETPSDLYGRLLKETNKQELCPMGTGSDFDVRILPPSQLENGYTTPNGHTTQTSLHRLVTKPPKTTNPSKISGIVAGKALSNRNLSQIVSYQTRVPPLTPCPAPCLCKTHPSDLGLSVNCQEKNIQSMSELIPKPLNAKKLHVNGNGIKDVDVSDFTEFEGLDLLHLGSNQITAIKGDVFHNLTNLRRLYLNGNQIERLYPEIFSGLHNLQYLYLEYNLIKEILAGTFDSMPNLQLLYLNNNLLKSLPVYIFSGASLARLNLRNNKFMYLPVSGVLDQLQSLTQIDLEGNPWDCTCDLVALKLWLEKLNDGIVVKELKCETPVQFANIELKSLKNEILCPKLLNKPSAPFTSPAPAITLTTPLGPIRSPPGGPVPLSILILSILVVLILTVFVAFCLLVFVLRRNKKPTVKHEGLGNPECGSMQLQLRKHDHKTNKKDGLSAEAFIPQTIEQMSKSHTCGLKESETGFMFSDPPGQKVIMRNVAEKEKDLLHVDTRKRLSTIDELDELFPSRDSNVFIQNFLESKKEYNSIGVSGFEIRYPEKQQDKKSKKSLIGGNHSKIVVEQRKSEYFELKAKLQSSPDYLQVLEEQTALNKM, from the coding sequence ATGTTTCTTTGGCTCTTTCTGATTTTGTCAGCCCCGATTTCGTCGACAAATGCAGATTCTGACATATCGGTGGAAATTTGCAATGTGTGCTCCTGCGTGTCCGTTGAGAATGTGCTCTATGTCAACTGTGAGAAGGTTTCGGTCTACAGACCAAATCAGCTGAAACCACCGTGGTCTAATTTTTATCACCTCAATTTCCAAAACAATTTCTTAAATATCCTCTATCCGAATACATTCTTGAATTTTTCACATGCAGTATCCCTGCAGCTGGGAAATAATAAACTGCAGAACATTGAGGGAGGAGCCTTTCTCGGGCTCAGTGCATTAAAGCAGTTGCACTTGAACAACAATGAATTAAAGATTCTCCGAGCTGACACTTTCCTTGGCATAGAGAACTTGGAGTATCTCCAGGCTGACTACAATTTAATCAAGTATATTGAACGAGGAGCCTTCAATAAGCTCCACAAACTGAAAGTTCTCATTCTTAATGACAATCTGATTTcattccttcctgataatattttCCGATTCGCATCTTTGACCCATCTGGATATACGAGGGAACAGAATCCAGAAACTCCCCTATATCGGAGTGCTGGAACACATCGGCCGTGTTGTCGAATTGCAACTGGAAGATAATCCTTGGAACTGTAGCTGTGATTTGTTGCCTTTAAAAGCTTGGCTGGAGAATATGCCATATAACATTTACATAGGCGAAGCTATCTGCGAAACTCCCAGTGACTTATACGGAAGGCTTTTAAAAGAAACCAACAAACAAGAGTTATGCCCCATGGGCACGGGCAGTGATTTCGATGTCCGCATCCTGCCTCCATCTCAGCTAGAAAACGGCTACACCACTCCCAATGGGCACACTACCCAAACGTCCCTACACAGATTAGTGACCAAGCCACCGAAAACGACAAATCCCTCCAAGATCTCTGGAATTGTGGCAGGCAAAGCCCTCTCTAACCGCAATCTCAGTCAGATTGTGTCTTACCAAACGAGGGTGCCTCCGCTTACCCCTTGCCCAGCACCTTGCCTTTGCAAAACACATCCTTCGGATTTGGGGCTGAGTGTCAACTgccaagaaaaaaatatacaatcCATGTCTGAACTGATACCGAAACCTTTGAATGCCAAGAAGTTGCATGTCAATGGTAATGGCATCAAAGATGTGGACGTCTCCGACTTCACTGAGTTTGAAGGACTGGATTTGCTCCATTTAGGTAGCAATCAGATCACAGCGATCAAGGGAGACGTCTTCCACAATCTCACTAATTTGCGCAGGCTGTATCTCAACGGCAATCAGATAGAAAGACTCTATCCCGAAATATTTTCAGGCCTTCACAACCTGCAGTATCTGTATTTGGAATACAATTTGATTAAGGAAATCTTAGCAGGCACCTTTGACTCGATGCCAAATTTGCAGTTACTGTACTTAAACAATAATCTCTTAAAGAGCCTGCCTGTGTACATTTTTTCGGGGGCCTCCCTCGCTAGACTGAACCTGAGAAACAACAAATTCATGTACCTGCCTGTCAGCGGGGTGCTTGATCAGCTGCAGTCCCTCACACAGATTGACCTGGAGGGCAACCCCTGGGATTGCACTTGTGACTTGGTGGCATTAAAGTTGTGGCTGGAGAAGTTGAACGACGGGATTGttgtaaaagaactgaaatgtGAGACACCTGTTCAGTTTGCCAACATTGAGCTGAAATCCCTCAAAAATGAAATCTTGTGTCCCAAACTCTTAAACAAGCCATCTGCACCATTCACGAGCCCTGCACCCGCCATTACACTCACCACCCCACTGGGTCCTATTCGAAGTCCCCCTGGTGGCCCGGTGCCTCTGTCTATTTTAATCTTAAGTATCTTAGTGGTTCTCATTTTAACTGTGTTTGttgctttctgccttcttgtttttgtACTCCGGCGCAACAAGAAACCCACGGTGAAGCATGAGGGCCTGGGGAACCCAGAGTGTGGCTCCATGCAGCTGCAGCTGAGGAAGCATGAccataaaaccaacaaaaaagaTGGCCTGAGCGCAGAAGCTTTCATTCCACAAACCATAGAGCAGATGAGCAAGAGCCACACCTGTGGCTTGAAGGAGTCTGAAACTGGCTTCATGTTTTCTGATCCTCCGGGACAGAAAGTCATTATGAGAAATGTTGCCGAGAAGGAGAAAGATTTATTACACGTAGATACCAGAAAGAGACTGAGCACAATTGATGAGCTGGATGAATTATTCCCTAGCAGGGATTCCAATGTGTTTATTCAGAATTTTCTTGAAAGCAAAAAGGAGTACAATAGCATAGGTGTCAGTGGCTTTGAGATCCGCTATCCAGAAAAGCAACAagacaaaaaaagcaagaagtcactaatAGGAGGCAACCACAGTAAAATTGTTGTGGAGCAAAGGAAGAGCGAGTATTTTGAACTGAAGGCAAAGCTTCAGAGTTCCCCCGATTACCTACAGGTCCTTGAGGAGCAAACAGCTTTGAACAAGATGTAG